A window from Balearica regulorum gibbericeps isolate bBalReg1 chromosome 1, bBalReg1.pri, whole genome shotgun sequence encodes these proteins:
- the LOC142600325 gene encoding uncharacterized protein LOC142600325 isoform X1: protein MHQSMRRSMHQFMGLCCKKWQQLPSGSASGQPYAATTTSAYELRKEDLGRLHHAAAHGDPAWLRRWHWWLKRVGINRQDTEKWKVPMENIDGEKTEESSAGGPADKAVLSTSCPMRTANFTHAAIAQHRGGALPAGGAEQEEDAESLRDFKDWVTQLQQKLADALKKQSMSEVSLDVAMLYNRDLEEDNLCLQKELDGVEAELQELEEQRLQAERCVHDLKTALDNKEREAIASSQKLQDLLLASSGTNTTVKQLEEHVQRLEIENARLEATVQQQSNRIEALQRDLQASASMQKQNLVAWTSKDSHSTWEEQSKSRYYLEEHAAQNDREKAELLEQGDSKGQPMKKLIVGICRDEVHLCEELRINFKLQKDCERYGFFVW from the exons ATGCACCAGAGCATGCGCCGCAGCATGCACCAATTCATGGGACTCTGCTGCAAGAAGTGGCAGCAGTTGCCTTCCGGCAGCGCTTCTGGTCAGCCCTatgctgccaccaccaccagtgCCTATGAGCTCCGGAAGGAGGACCTGGGCAGGCTGCACCACGCAGCTGCCCACGGTGACCCAGCCTGGCTGAGGCGGTGGCATTGGTGGCTGAAGAGAGTTGGCATCAACAGGCAAGACACAGAGAAATG GAAGGTACCGATGGAAAACATAGATggtgaaaagacagaagaatctTCTGCAGGTGGTCCAGCAGACAAGGCAGTCCTCAGCACCTCCTGCCCAATGAGAACTGCTAACTTTACACACGCTGCAATTGCTCAGCATAGAGGAG gtgccctgccagcaggaggagcagagcaagAGGAAGATGCTGAATCTCTCAGGGATTTCAAG gACTGGGTcacacagctgcagcagaagctTGCTGATGCTCTTAAAAAGCAATCTATGTCAGAAGTTTCACTGGATGTTGCTATGCTCTACAACCGTGACCTGGAGGAAGACAATCTGTGCTTGCAAAAGGAATTGGACGGGGTTGAAGCTGAG TTGCAGGAGTTGGAAGAACAGCGTCTTCAGGCTGAGCGTTGTGTTCACGACTTGAAGACTGCCTTGGATaataaggaaagagaagcaatAGCTTCTTCCCAGAAACTGCAGGACCTCCTGTTGGCATCTTCGGGGACTAATACTACTGTAAAACAACTGGAAGAACACGTGCAACG cctTGAAATTGAAAATGCCAGATTGGAAGCCACAGTCCAGCAACAAAGCAATAGGATTGAAGCCCTTCAGAGAGACCTGCAAGCTTCTGCCTCA ATGCAAAAGCAGAATCTGGTGGCTTGGACATCAAAGGACTCACACAGCACGTGGGAAGAGCAATCGAAGTCAAGATACTACCTTGAAGAGCATGCTGCTCAGAATGACAGGGAAAAGGCTGAACTCTTGGAACAG gGTGACAGTAAAGGACAGCCAATGAAGAAGCTGATAGTGGGGATATGCAGAGATGAAGTGCATCTGTGTGAAGAACTGAGAATAAACTTCAAACTGCAGAAGGACTGTGAGAGGTATGGGTTTTTTGTATGGTGA
- the LOC142600325 gene encoding uncharacterized protein LOC142600325 isoform X2, whose product MRVLRHLGHALRQVPMENIDGEKTEESSAGGPADKAVLSTSCPMRTANFTHAAIAQHRGGALPAGGAEQEEDAESLRDFKDWVTQLQQKLADALKKQSMSEVSLDVAMLYNRDLEEDNLCLQKELDGVEAELQELEEQRLQAERCVHDLKTALDNKEREAIASSQKLQDLLLASSGTNTTVKQLEEHVQRLEIENARLEATVQQQSNRIEALQRDLQASASMQKQNLVAWTSKDSHSTWEEQSKSRYYLEEHAAQNDREKAELLEQGDSKGQPMKKLIVGICRDEVHLCEELRINFKLQKDCERYGFFVW is encoded by the exons ATGCGTGTCCTGAGGCACCTTGGCCACGCGCTGAGGCAA GTACCGATGGAAAACATAGATggtgaaaagacagaagaatctTCTGCAGGTGGTCCAGCAGACAAGGCAGTCCTCAGCACCTCCTGCCCAATGAGAACTGCTAACTTTACACACGCTGCAATTGCTCAGCATAGAGGAG gtgccctgccagcaggaggagcagagcaagAGGAAGATGCTGAATCTCTCAGGGATTTCAAG gACTGGGTcacacagctgcagcagaagctTGCTGATGCTCTTAAAAAGCAATCTATGTCAGAAGTTTCACTGGATGTTGCTATGCTCTACAACCGTGACCTGGAGGAAGACAATCTGTGCTTGCAAAAGGAATTGGACGGGGTTGAAGCTGAG TTGCAGGAGTTGGAAGAACAGCGTCTTCAGGCTGAGCGTTGTGTTCACGACTTGAAGACTGCCTTGGATaataaggaaagagaagcaatAGCTTCTTCCCAGAAACTGCAGGACCTCCTGTTGGCATCTTCGGGGACTAATACTACTGTAAAACAACTGGAAGAACACGTGCAACG cctTGAAATTGAAAATGCCAGATTGGAAGCCACAGTCCAGCAACAAAGCAATAGGATTGAAGCCCTTCAGAGAGACCTGCAAGCTTCTGCCTCA ATGCAAAAGCAGAATCTGGTGGCTTGGACATCAAAGGACTCACACAGCACGTGGGAAGAGCAATCGAAGTCAAGATACTACCTTGAAGAGCATGCTGCTCAGAATGACAGGGAAAAGGCTGAACTCTTGGAACAG gGTGACAGTAAAGGACAGCCAATGAAGAAGCTGATAGTGGGGATATGCAGAGATGAAGTGCATCTGTGTGAAGAACTGAGAATAAACTTCAAACTGCAGAAGGACTGTGAGAGGTATGGGTTTTTTGTATGGTGA